In the genome of Aerosakkonema funiforme FACHB-1375, the window TAATTAAAGATTTTAAGAAGCCTCTATCTCAATTTCATTGAAGGGTAAAAGCAATGTTGATTGGATAAAATCTCTAGTTTCACGCTTGACATAACATGGCGATTGAAGGCAATCTAACAACAATTTATTAGCGTAGCAATATGCTCGTAACATTCCCCATTCTTGCTCGGCATCTAATTGCCAATCATAATCAATATTGCGATATTTACGATTCAAGTCTTTAAGCTTGTCACCCCAAGCACCACTATCATGCTTATACCAATGGTAATATTTATCCCAACAATCGTAAACACCTTCTGGCAATTCTTCATCTAGTTGGATAAGTTCATTCTGGAAATCTTGATTATCAGTCAATGCTATGGCTGAATATAACGCATCAGATAAGGTGTAAAAATTAGTATCGTCAATCGGATGTTTGTTATACATTTCATCAATTTCATAATCCTCATCTCTTTCATAAAGGCTAATAGATGTAAATTCCTCATTTTCAGGGTTCCTGTTAGCAATGCGATTTAACAAAGATGCTTGAGCGCGAGCATGAGCCAAATTAAAATCTAAAGCTAGATTTGGATCGTCAAGAGAAGCACGGAAATTTCCCATACCAAATCCTGAAGCACATCCTTCATAGAAGCTTAACTGAATATTGG includes:
- a CDS encoding NACHT domain-containing protein — its product is MQEYIASYIKNLPESPQVPEALALDSEAVLKSIEAQHGLLVERAREVYSFSHLTFHEYFAAKEIVSKANPNGFNDPALNNLIKYAFYKQWREVFLLTTEMLRSADVLLLSMKYQIDLAAQNRTIQELLTWASQKSRQISSSHQPNTIRAFYICLAVGICILDNTNSPLDSTWEFLEMSALLQSLDSNIQLSFYEGCASGFGMGNFRASLDDPNLALDFNLAHARAQASLLNRIANRNPENEEFTSISLYERDEDYEIDEMYNKHPIDDTNFYTLSDALYSAIALTDNQDFQNELIQLDEELPEGVYDCWDKYYHWYKHDSGAWGDKLKDLNRKYRNIDYDWQLDAEQEWGMLRAYCYANKLLLDCLQSPCYVKRETRDFIQSTLLLPFNEIEIEAS